The following proteins are co-located in the Actinomycetota bacterium genome:
- a CDS encoding ABC transporter ATP-binding protein: MLPRLGIRAATAYVGLILLGAFLPVSVSVAIGVLVGSVSPAIGNGLGSPAGTHLLTVLAVTGALYVVRQMHGPIQEAIGGVLGERLQSEGASLVMRACSSPAGIAHLEDSTIADKIRLSDEIGTANSARAAVPALAIITSSRLSAIAFGIILLHFRWWAPLVMIAAWSGVSYYGHQTAVLFLKRAEAATQGLRRSDYMRELVIAGGAAKELRVFGLGGWLLDRFSTYWYGGMDDIWRERLRLWRIILPAYGGLGLSYALLLTAAGQAAAHHTIGIGALVIYLQAASGMGGLYPPGDSGWELKIGARPIGHALEMRQAVTTPATDLHGSRAPEHDAPARSIRIESLHFTYPGRDSAVFDGLDLEIPAGRSLAVVGENGAGKTTLIKMLCRFYDPAAGRITIDGVDLREFDPGAWRSQIGVIFQDFVRYELSARDNVGLGAPFTDDEEALRHAARLAGADGIVERLPEGWNTTLSRKYAGGAELSGGEWQRIALARALYAVRAGARVLVLDEPTANLDVRAEAELYERFLEITHGVTTILISHRFSTVRKADHICVIEHGKLLEQGTHDELLEREGTYARMFNLQASAYLEEIADA, encoded by the coding sequence ATGCTCCCTCGACTCGGCATCCGCGCGGCAACAGCCTACGTTGGGCTTATCCTGCTCGGCGCGTTCCTCCCGGTGTCAGTGTCCGTTGCGATCGGCGTGCTCGTCGGTTCCGTCAGTCCGGCGATCGGGAATGGACTTGGATCGCCGGCGGGAACGCATCTTCTGACCGTGCTCGCGGTTACCGGCGCCCTCTACGTCGTACGCCAGATGCACGGACCGATCCAGGAGGCCATCGGCGGAGTTCTCGGCGAGCGCCTGCAATCCGAAGGCGCGAGTCTCGTGATGCGCGCGTGTTCATCCCCCGCAGGCATCGCGCACCTCGAGGACTCAACGATCGCCGACAAGATCCGCCTCAGCGATGAGATCGGAACAGCCAACAGCGCACGTGCAGCCGTGCCCGCGCTCGCGATCATTACCTCCTCGCGGCTGAGCGCGATCGCTTTCGGGATCATCTTGCTGCACTTCCGATGGTGGGCACCGCTGGTGATGATCGCCGCGTGGAGCGGGGTCAGCTACTACGGCCATCAGACCGCGGTGCTGTTCTTGAAGCGAGCGGAAGCAGCCACACAGGGACTCCGACGCTCCGACTACATGCGCGAACTGGTGATCGCCGGCGGCGCCGCGAAAGAACTGCGCGTGTTCGGGCTGGGAGGCTGGCTGCTCGACCGGTTCTCGACCTACTGGTACGGCGGCATGGACGACATCTGGCGCGAGAGGTTGCGTTTGTGGAGGATCATACTTCCCGCATACGGGGGCCTCGGCCTCTCCTACGCATTGCTGCTCACTGCGGCAGGTCAGGCGGCAGCCCACCACACGATCGGGATCGGCGCACTCGTGATCTATCTGCAGGCGGCGTCGGGAATGGGTGGGCTTTATCCGCCCGGCGATTCCGGCTGGGAGTTGAAGATCGGCGCGCGCCCGATCGGGCATGCGCTGGAAATGCGCCAGGCGGTCACCACGCCGGCTACGGACCTGCACGGCTCGCGCGCGCCCGAGCACGACGCGCCTGCCCGCTCGATCCGCATCGAGTCGCTGCACTTCACCTACCCCGGACGTGACAGCGCGGTGTTCGACGGTCTCGACCTGGAGATCCCCGCCGGTCGATCTCTTGCCGTCGTCGGCGAGAACGGCGCGGGCAAGACGACTCTGATCAAGATGCTGTGCCGCTTCTATGATCCGGCGGCAGGCCGGATCACCATCGACGGTGTCGACCTGCGCGAGTTCGATCCCGGCGCGTGGCGCAGTCAGATCGGCGTTATCTTTCAGGATTTCGTGCGCTATGAACTCTCTGCGCGCGACAACGTTGGGCTCGGCGCGCCGTTCACAGACGACGAGGAAGCGCTTCGTCACGCGGCGCGCCTCGCCGGTGCCGACGGAATCGTCGAGCGCCTGCCGGAGGGGTGGAACACGACCCTCTCCCGCAAATACGCCGGCGGCGCCGAACTTTCCGGCGGCGAGTGGCAGCGCATCGCGCTTGCGCGCGCCCTTTACGCAGTGCGTGCCGGCGCGCGCGTGCTGGTCCTTGATGAACCGACGGCAAATCTGGATGTCCGCGCCGAGGCCGAGTTGTACGAACGCTTCCTGGAGATCACCCATGGCGTCACCACGATCCTGATCTCGCACCGCTTCTCCACTGTGCGCAAGGCCGACCACATCTGCGTGATCGAACACGGAAAGTTGCTCGAACAAGGCACTCACGACGAGCTTCTTGAGCGCGAGGGAACATATGCGCGCATGTTCAACCTGCAGGCCTCGGCGTATCTGGAAGAGATCGCCGATGCGTAA